The genomic window CACAGCAGCGAGATATGGTTCGGCGTGATCCGCGTGTCGACCAGCCCCGGAAACGCCAACATTGTCCTGAACGTACGGTATTGCGAGCGGGCCGGAGGCTGGTGTGACCGATGCGGGCTAGGTTCCTCGAGCTCGTTCCAGCCAGTTGTCCACGCGCAGGCCCTGAACGGATCCGTCCAGGAGCCCACCATCGTCGGTAACCAGCACGGCTTCGTGTTCGAGAGCCGTACACGCGATCACCAGGTCGAAGTCGCTCTTGGTGATGCCTTTGCTCTGGAGCGCCGCCCTGATGGCTCCATACCTTTCGACGATGGCACGGTTGACGTTCAGGACGCGAAACGAGCGGGTGAGCCTGGCGATTCGGCCGAGGTTCTCGCGCTTGCGCCTCGACCGGTGCGCACCATACACAAGCTCTCCGACTACGACCACCGGAATCCCAACGTCCAGGGCAGCGATTCGGGCGAGGTGCTCAACAACGGAGGCGCGCCCGTTGAGGGCGGCGATGACCATATTGGAATCGAGAACGAATCTCACAGATCCGGCACGCGCCGAGTGCTGCCTTGCCTGCGGCATTGG from Pseudomonadota bacterium includes these protein-coding regions:
- a CDS encoding PIN domain-containing protein, with translation MRFVLDSNMVIAALNGRASVVEHLARIAALDVGIPVVVVGELVYGAHRSRRKRENLGRIARLTRSFRVLNVNRAIVERYGAIRAALQSKGITKSDFDLVIACTALEHEAVLVTDDGGLLDGSVQGLRVDNWLERARGT